One stretch of Gammaproteobacteria bacterium DNA includes these proteins:
- the glyQ gene encoding glycine--tRNA ligase subunit alpha, giving the protein MSFQELILRLQHFWAQQGCVIVQPLDMEVGAGTFHWSTFLRSIGPEPWNTAYVQPSRRPTDGRYGDNPNRLQHYYQFQVLMKPSPPNIQDLYLDSLRELGFDALTHDIRFVEDNWESPTLGAWGLGWEVWLNGMEVTQFTYFQQVGGIECKPVSGEITYGLERLAMYIQGVESVYDLVWSDAGGRIVTYGDVYHQNEVEQSAYNFEHADTRVLLERFNGAEAECLRLLALETALPLPAYERAIQASHSFNLLDARGAISVTERQAYILRVRTLTRACAEAYYAAREKLGFPMVDQVRAVA; this is encoded by the coding sequence ATGAGCTTTCAAGAACTGATCCTCCGACTGCAGCACTTCTGGGCCCAACAGGGCTGCGTGATCGTGCAGCCCTTGGACATGGAGGTGGGCGCTGGCACGTTTCACTGGTCGACCTTTCTGCGTTCGATCGGCCCGGAACCGTGGAACACCGCCTATGTGCAGCCGAGCCGCCGCCCCACCGACGGCCGCTACGGCGACAATCCGAACCGGCTACAGCATTACTATCAGTTTCAGGTGCTGATGAAGCCGAGCCCGCCGAACATTCAGGATCTCTATCTCGATTCACTGCGCGAACTCGGCTTCGATGCGCTGACGCATGACATCCGCTTCGTCGAGGACAATTGGGAATCGCCGACGCTCGGTGCCTGGGGCCTGGGCTGGGAAGTGTGGCTCAACGGCATGGAAGTCACGCAGTTCACCTACTTTCAGCAGGTGGGTGGCATCGAGTGCAAGCCGGTTTCGGGCGAAATAACCTATGGACTGGAACGCCTGGCGATGTACATTCAGGGCGTTGAAAGCGTCTACGATCTGGTGTGGTCCGACGCCGGCGGCCGCATCGTCACCTACGGCGACGTGTATCACCAGAACGAAGTCGAACAATCGGCCTACAACTTCGAACACGCCGACACCAGGGTGCTGCTCGAACGCTTCAACGGGGCCGAAGCCGAGTGCCTGCGGCTGCTCGCGCTGGAGACCGCGTTGCCGTTGCCCGCCTACGAGCGCGCCATCCAGGCCAGCCATTCGTTCAACCTGCTCGACGCGCGCGGCGCGATTTCGGTGACCGAACGGCAGGCGTACATCCTGCGCGTGCGCACGCTGACGCGCGCCTGCGCCGAGGCCTACTACGCCGCTCGCGAAAAGCTGGGCTTTCCGATGGTCGATCAGGTTCGCGCCGTCGCCTGA